A part of Campylobacter ureolyticus ACS-301-V-Sch3b genomic DNA contains:
- a CDS encoding DUF58 domain-containing protein, which translates to MNRAKEIFIKAKKNVFNSNFGLYESLIKGDGLDFREIKEYENEDLRRINYKASAKSGELKANVFNETKQMNVVVVLALSSSLKFGLSRLKLDLAAEVFTLLALATTMGKNLLFPVVFSNKPELFYEPVSDENEIYEITKDILNLNTFKKEIDFKKLSEFLNSVIKRKAAVFLISDFLEEIDLSEISYQNDVYVVVLRDLFEENLTTLNDVDLINPFNGDKFEANLDEISIKRYKKLLKTHDEKLKEHFLQNKVSFGKIYTNDEPLSKLIQIARR; encoded by the coding sequence ATGAATCGTGCAAAAGAAATTTTTATAAAAGCCAAAAAAAATGTTTTTAACTCAAACTTTGGTCTTTATGAAAGCTTGATAAAAGGCGATGGGCTTGATTTTAGAGAAATTAAAGAGTATGAAAATGAGGATTTAAGGCGTATTAACTATAAAGCTAGTGCAAAAAGTGGTGAGCTAAAAGCAAATGTTTTTAATGAAACAAAACAGATGAATGTTGTTGTAGTTTTAGCTTTAAGCAGTAGTTTAAAATTTGGCTTAAGTAGGCTTAAACTAGATCTTGCAGCAGAAGTTTTTACACTTTTGGCTCTTGCGACAACTATGGGTAAAAATTTGCTTTTTCCAGTTGTTTTTAGTAATAAACCTGAGCTTTTTTATGAGCCAGTTAGTGATGAAAATGAAATCTATGAAATAACAAAAGATATTTTAAACCTAAATACTTTTAAAAAGGAGATTGATTTTAAAAAATTGAGTGAGTTTTTAAATAGTGTCATTAAAAGAAAAGCTGCTGTTTTTTTGATAAGTGATTTTTTAGAAGAGATTGATTTAAGTGAAATATCATATCAAAATGATGTTTATGTGGTTGTTTTAAGAGATTTATTTGAAGAAAATTTGACAACTTTAAATGATGTTGATTTGATAAATCCATTTAACGGAGATAAATTTGAAGCAAATTTGGATGAAATTTCTATTAAAAGATATAAAAAACTTTTAAAAACACATGATGAAAAATTAAAAGAACATTTTTTACAAAATAAAGTTTCTTTTGGCAAAATTTATACAAATGATGAGCCACTTTCAAAGCTCATACAAATAGCAAGGCGTTAA
- the rplS gene encoding 50S ribosomal protein L19 — MRNKYIQAFEEAQVSKRSIPEFRAGDTLRVAIRITEGEKTRIQNFEGVCIAKRGTGTGQTFIIRKIGANNIGVERVFPLYGENLEEIKVLRHGKVRRAKLFYLRDRRGKAAKIKELRK, encoded by the coding sequence ATGAGAAATAAATATATACAAGCTTTTGAGGAAGCTCAAGTTTCTAAAAGAAGTATTCCTGAATTCCGTGCGGGCGATACTTTAAGAGTTGCTATAAGAATTACCGAAGGTGAAAAAACAAGAATTCAAAATTTTGAAGGTGTTTGTATAGCTAAAAGAGGAACCGGAACAGGTCAAACTTTTATAATTCGTAAAATTGGCGCAAACAATATTGGCGTTGAGAGAGTTTTTCCACTTTATGGTGAAAACCTTGAAGAGATAAAAGTTTTAAGACATGGAAAAGTTAGAAGAGCAAAACTATTCTATTTAAGAGATAGAAGAGGTAAAGCTGCAAAAATTAAAGAGCTTAGAAAATAA
- a CDS encoding vWA domain-containing protein: MIEFENLWAFLIPFIYLIFLKFCKQKKEAFYFSNIKMLKNATKNRTILKEILKFLLILSLSTALASPIKKDEIKSSNSQGYEIALMLDASGSMSEGNKFEIVKEILNDFIDKRKDDALALNVFADFAYTAIPLTYDKTSIKRLLEKIKLGMVGLNKTALYEGLFLTSNLFKDSNSKNKIIILPTDGIDNAGTIPLDVAIKTAQKYNIKVYTVGVGRVGDFNPDVLRYIAQQTGGKYYSSSSSSGLKQIYDEIDKLEKSEIESQKFIKKTYFYFYFLGFGLFLMVVLFLYDNRKINV, translated from the coding sequence ATGATTGAGTTTGAAAATTTATGGGCTTTTTTAATTCCTTTTATTTATCTCATTTTTTTAAAATTTTGCAAACAAAAAAAAGAAGCTTTTTATTTCTCAAACATAAAAATGCTTAAAAATGCGACAAAAAATAGAACTATTCTAAAAGAAATTTTAAAATTTCTTTTAATTTTATCATTAAGCACAGCTCTTGCAAGTCCTATAAAAAAAGATGAGATAAAATCATCAAACTCACAAGGATATGAAATAGCTTTAATGCTTGATGCAAGTGGTTCTATGAGTGAGGGAAATAAATTTGAAATTGTTAAAGAGATATTAAATGATTTTATAGATAAAAGAAAAGATGATGCCTTGGCTTTAAATGTTTTTGCTGATTTTGCTTACACAGCTATTCCTTTAACTTACGATAAAACAAGTATAAAAAGACTGCTTGAAAAGATAAAACTTGGTATGGTTGGATTAAACAAAACTGCACTTTATGAGGGGCTTTTTTTAACTTCAAATTTATTTAAAGATAGTAATTCCAAAAATAAAATTATAATTTTACCAACTGATGGTATTGATAACGCAGGAACAATTCCACTTGATGTAGCTATAAAAACAGCTCAAAAATATAATATCAAAGTCTATACAGTTGGCGTTGGAAGAGTTGGGGATTTTAATCCAGATGTTTTAAGATATATCGCACAACAAACAGGTGGAAAGTATTACTCATCAAGCTCAAGCAGTGGACTAAAACAAATTTATGATGAGATAGATAAGCTTGAAAAAAGCGAGATAGAATCACAAAAATTTATTAAAAAAACCTATTTTTATTTTTACTTTTTAGGTTTTGGACTTTTTTTAATGGTAGTTTTATTTTTATATGACAATAGGAAAATAAATGTTTGA
- a CDS encoding AAA family ATPase, translating into MILQDIKKEVSKVVVGQDELINALLIGLISNGHILVEGVPGLAKTTAINALAKSLGIRFKRVQFTPDLLPSDIIGTEVYNVKTGEFYLKKGPAFTNLLLADEINRAPSKVQSALLEVMQEKQITIGDNSFKLDEPFLVMATQNPIEQEGAYKLPEAQLDRFLMKILVDYNTYEEELEIVNRVVVKGFENINQVASKDEILNLKNELKKIHFDEEVKKYMIKLIFATRKPSEYGLSQISEFLEFGASPRASIDLYKSSAAYAMINGKDYVTPLDIAAVLKGVLRHRIMLNYKAKAKDITPDIIIEKILNTIKAP; encoded by the coding sequence ATGATCTTACAAGATATAAAAAAAGAAGTAAGTAAGGTGGTTGTTGGTCAAGATGAACTTATTAATGCTTTACTTATAGGTCTTATTTCAAACGGTCATATTTTGGTTGAGGGAGTTCCAGGCTTAGCAAAAACAACAGCTATAAATGCACTAGCAAAAAGTCTTGGCATAAGGTTTAAAAGAGTTCAATTTACACCCGATCTTCTTCCAAGTGATATTATAGGAACTGAAGTTTATAATGTAAAAACTGGTGAGTTTTATCTTAAAAAAGGACCCGCTTTTACAAACTTGCTTCTTGCTGATGAAATAAATAGAGCTCCTTCAAAAGTTCAATCTGCACTTTTAGAAGTTATGCAAGAAAAACAAATTACAATTGGCGATAATTCATTTAAGCTTGATGAACCTTTTTTGGTTATGGCTACACAAAACCCAATTGAGCAAGAAGGTGCTTATAAGCTTCCTGAAGCTCAGCTTGATAGATTTTTAATGAAAATTTTAGTTGATTATAACACTTACGAGGAAGAGCTTGAAATAGTAAATAGAGTTGTTGTAAAAGGTTTTGAAAATATAAATCAAGTTGCCTCAAAAGATGAAATTTTAAATTTAAAAAATGAACTTAAAAAAATTCATTTTGATGAGGAAGTTAAAAAATATATGATAAAACTTATTTTTGCTACAAGAAAACCTAGTGAATATGGCTTATCTCAAATTAGTGAATTTTTGGAATTTGGTGCAAGCCCAAGAGCAAGTATTGATTTATACAAATCAAGTGCAGCTTATGCGATGATAAATGGCAAAGACTATGTAACTCCACTTGATATCGCAGCTGTTTTAAAAGGCGTTTTAAGGCATAGAATAATGTTAAATTATAAAGCAAAAGCAAAAGATATAACGCCAGATATTATAATAGAAAAAATCCTAAACACTATAAAGGCACCATAG
- the trmD gene encoding tRNA (guanosine(37)-N1)-methyltransferase TrmD — MKFNFITLFENLIKPYFDDSILKRALDKNLFEVDFINPRDFSKDKHKKVDDYMIGGGAGLLIGTQPLSDAILNIKNKNPNTHIIYLTPVGKKFTQIDAKRLSKKDNITFICGRYEGIDERVIEKYVNEVFCVGDFIMTGGELGALCMCDAICRNIDGVLGNANSLEVESFENSLLEAPSFTKPNIFENLSVPSEFLKGNHGKISALKNQMARLKTNYFRPDLKDNHEK; from the coding sequence ATGAAATTTAACTTTATAACTCTTTTTGAAAATCTTATAAAACCTTATTTTGATGATTCTATACTAAAAAGAGCTTTGGATAAAAATCTTTTTGAAGTTGATTTTATAAATCCAAGAGATTTTAGTAAGGACAAGCATAAAAAAGTTGATGATTATATGATAGGTGGTGGAGCTGGACTTTTGATTGGTACCCAGCCACTAAGTGATGCAATTTTAAATATAAAAAATAAAAATCCCAATACTCATATAATCTACTTAACTCCAGTTGGTAAAAAATTTACGCAAATTGATGCAAAAAGACTTTCAAAAAAAGATAATATTACTTTTATTTGCGGACGCTATGAAGGCATAGATGAAAGAGTTATAGAAAAATATGTAAATGAAGTTTTTTGCGTTGGAGATTTTATCATGACAGGCGGAGAACTTGGAGCTCTTTGCATGTGTGATGCGATTTGTAGAAACATAGATGGAGTTTTAGGAAATGCCAATTCACTGGAAGTTGAAAGCTTTGAAAATTCACTTTTAGAGGCACCATCTTTTACAAAACCAAATATTTTTGAAAATTTATCTGTGCCTTCAGAGTTTTTAAAGGGAAATCACGGTAAAATATCAGCTTTAAAAAATCAAATGGCGAGATTAAAGACAAACTATTTTCGCCCTGACTTAAAGGACAATCATGAGAAATAA
- a CDS encoding vWA domain-containing protein, translated as MFEFLYLEVLYLLIIPFIFIFLVRKSRSLKAIFSKEVMKEIYIKKSGFSKRLRAYILIFSLIFGIISLARPVITNGEIKIKQSYINAVIALDISNSMRVDDLFPSRFEFAKNKIYSFLDNAADKRLGVVGFSNEAFMISPLTSDFSSLKYLISNLNFSNLNLQGTDIYSLLRSVDTLFKDEKNKILVLFSDGGDNEEFSKEIKFAKENKISVFIYLTATNKGGLFKAPNNDVVLLKANQSIKDLALKTGGAYMQSSLNNDDMKALNSLISSKFKNNETKDEMIKDQKELFYYPLCLAIVLFFMANFSLPFRRKA; from the coding sequence ATGTTTGAGTTTTTATATTTAGAAGTTTTATATTTGTTAATAATCCCATTTATATTTATTTTTTTAGTTAGAAAAAGTAGAAGTTTAAAGGCAATTTTTTCAAAAGAAGTAATGAAAGAAATTTATATTAAAAAAAGTGGCTTTTCAAAAAGATTAAGAGCTTATATTTTGATTTTTAGCCTTATTTTTGGCATTATTTCTCTTGCTAGACCAGTTATTACAAATGGCGAAATAAAAATAAAACAAAGCTATATAAATGCAGTTATAGCACTTGATATATCAAATTCAATGAGAGTTGATGATCTTTTTCCAAGCCGTTTTGAATTTGCTAAAAATAAAATTTATAGTTTTTTGGATAATGCGGCAGATAAGCGTTTAGGAGTTGTTGGGTTTAGCAATGAAGCTTTTATGATATCGCCTTTAACAAGTGATTTTAGCTCATTAAAATATCTTATTTCAAATTTAAATTTTTCAAATTTAAATTTACAAGGAACAGATATTTACTCACTTTTAAGATCAGTTGATACTCTTTTTAAAGATGAAAAAAATAAAATTTTGGTTTTATTTAGCGATGGTGGGGATAATGAGGAATTTAGTAAAGAAATTAAATTTGCTAAAGAAAATAAAATAAGCGTGTTTATTTATCTAACAGCAACAAATAAAGGCGGACTTTTTAAAGCACCAAATAATGATGTTGTGCTTTTAAAAGCAAATCAAAGCATTAAAGATTTAGCTTTAAAAACAGGTGGCGCGTATATGCAAAGCTCACTAAATAACGATGATATGAAAGCTTTAAACTCATTAATAAGTTCAAAATTTAAAAATAATGAAACAAAAGATGAAATGATAAAAGATCAAAAAGAGCTTTTTTATTATCCTCTTTGTTTGGCGATAGTTTTATTTTTTATGGCAAATTTTTCCTTGCCTTTTAGGAGAAAAGCGTGA
- the rimM gene encoding ribosome maturation factor RimM (Essential for efficient processing of 16S rRNA), translating to MSELLTVAKIGKTIGLRGALKLHNKSDFISQFKKNAKFFLSDGTMLEILSYNSTSSQVIFKDYESIELASNLVNKFLYQSIEATRKNCKLKKDEYFYFDIIGLEVVENGETLGKVVDILEVGANFLFEIKTDEKLVSQGFTKNFFVPYIDEYLDKISIQAKQIFTKNAKLILKES from the coding sequence ATGAGCGAGCTTCTTACAGTCGCCAAAATTGGCAAAACCATAGGACTAAGAGGAGCTTTAAAACTACATAATAAAAGTGATTTTATATCACAATTTAAAAAAAATGCTAAATTTTTTTTAAGTGATGGCACTATGCTTGAAATTTTATCTTACAATAGCACTAGCTCACAAGTAATTTTTAAAGATTATGAAAGTATAGAGCTTGCTTCAAATTTGGTAAATAAATTTCTTTATCAAAGCATTGAGGCTACTAGAAAAAATTGTAAATTAAAAAAAGATGAGTATTTCTACTTTGATATAATAGGTCTTGAAGTTGTAGAAAACGGTGAAACATTAGGAAAAGTTGTGGATATTTTAGAAGTTGGAGCAAATTTTTTATTTGAGATAAAAACTGATGAAAAGTTAGTGAGCCAAGGATTTACAAAAAACTTTTTCGTGCCATACATTGATGAATATTTAGATAAAATTTCAATCCAAGCAAAACAAATTTTTACAAAAAATGCAAAACTTATTTTAAAAGAGTCATGA